The Denticeps clupeoides chromosome 10, fDenClu1.1, whole genome shotgun sequence DNA window CTGTCGAATGGCGATGCGGGATAAGTCTTGTAGGCTACGCACCTCAAACATGGTAGCTGGGTGTTCAAGCAGAGACTAACATTTAGTTCAGACTCAGAATGTTTTGAATTGCTTAGCATTCATACCATATGATATAATGGTATAACTAAATGTCCTAGAATTATTAAGATTAGATGACAATCAACAcagtcatgttttattttctcccgAATgaagtttaattaattaaatgcaaatttgaTGAACCCACTACACTGATACTCACGCAGAGGCACAGCTCTGATTTTGCCATTTTCTCTATGCTTGGGAAGGACCAGAGGAGCAAAAGACACTGCAATGATTTTCTTGATTTCCCATGAGTTGTACCCTGTCCGGGTGATCTTAGTAAGCTGTGGGTTTGGAAGTAACAATGAATGCCTTTTCATATTTGACTTTGATATTTAGACTTgctttagttttatttaatatacgTAGTGTCAATCCTAAATCTTCGTCTTGAAAAACGATggaacatttcacacatttcaccTTTTCCTCCAGTGGCAGCACCAGGATCCCACCCACTTTGAGTAAGTTCTTCATGTAGTCCTCATGTTCTCTCTGGACTCCTGCTCCACAGTAAACTCTGTCATACTGCTGGCTCTGTGGGGCGATTTCAAGACAGTTTCCAGCCACGAAGGAGGGCTCGCAGAACTCGAACCTGAAAGCACATTAGCAGCTACTGACGCACAAATTCTTTAAATTGCAAAAATGGACAATGTTCCTGATGTTACTGGTGGCCCTCCACATTGTGTATCGCTGAGGGTCTCCTCCTAGTCCACATATGTGCACAAAAAACCCACCTCAATAACCATTTCAAACATCATAGACACCAAGTTATTCATGGGTTATTCAAGGCTAAATTAGAATGCAGGTAGCTGGAACACAACACGAAATGGGCTGAGAGGTGGCACTGAATTGGGGATCAATTCAActgcctccagtactgctcacctggtccctccaccgctaaAGGttaaaggaagacattcatctagactcttctctgtgttgacccctcagtggtggaatgaacgtccccttgaggtcagaacagctcactcaCTGAGCACATGTAAATGTATCACCACTCTACAGGTGTTGATGTCTATGAGACGTCTAGCTGACCTACTTCACAGCTCCCTCCCAAAACATTCCAATCACGTTCCATCAGGCATGTGTCTAATGGAAGGAATCATTGTGCTACCCTGGTGCATCTCAGTCCTGTCTctggggtttggtttggaaaacTGTTCCTATTTTCCCTGTAGGGAAGTTTGCATTGCAGCCTGCCAGAACGTTGTTTCGCTGCAGCCTGACCTTAATTCACCTCTTGTGTCTTGATGGCCTTATAATAAAGACTTCAGGTTGTGGACTCAAAACATTCTGGTAGGTCTACAAATATGACATAATACAATTTACTAAAAAAATTGCCTACCTGTCAAAGCTATCACTGGTCTTAATAAAGAAGTCGAGTTTTTGATAAGCATATTCAATAACATCGGCATGCAGTTCCACACCATGATTCACTCCAAAGGGACCTGAAACAGAGCAGGTATATGGGCACACTTACATATACAGTAACAAAATGGGTCTGATCCAAAAATATACTACCTCAAATTATTACATAATTCTGTATTGGTCTGGAAATAGCAAAACACTAATTTTAGACCATGATGATATGGTTGTAATAATGTAGGTAGAACTCACCTAGTATGAGCCCCACCATTGTGCTGAGATACCCAGTCCCACTGCCAAGGTTCAGGAAAGACAGACCAGGCTGCAGTTCCAGCGCCTCCATCACCTCGGAGTAAATGCAGGGGGCCGAGAGGTGGATGTTGCCATGCCTCCAGGCCAGGTCCTTGTAGGCGCTGTCTCGAAACTCCTCCAGGTAGTAATCGGCCCGGTCGATGGCCCTGAAGGCCTGCTCCACCAGGTCAGTGCGAATGTACTGCGCCTCCTTCAGGTTGTCAATTAACTCATCGTTGTCCTCACCAGCACTCACGGCTCCACCCATGATGACGAAACTGACGAGATGGATAGACAGATATATCTGTAAAATATCTGTATCTGTTTCCCACAGTTTACTCgcatcaaacaaacaaatagatGTTCAGAAGATTCAAGAAGGGCCTAAAAGGTGTTAGAAACTGGAATTTGACAGTAACATGCCTCCTTCATCTCGATTACACGTTTAAGGGCCTACTCAGAAGTTGCAGGCCGCTGCAAAATGGAGGCGCTGCTGCGGGCGGCCGAACGGGGGCGCTGTGGCGCCGCTCCGCACAAACTTCCCCAGAGACGCGGGGCGACATTTCCCACCAATGAGCGCGGAGTCAAAATGCAGCTGCGCCACTGCGCGTTCAAACTTCGCCTTTTCGCCACATCGCAGAACAGCAGAAATAATGTCGGACACAAGTGCAACCTGCGCCGTGAAGtatggtgggaaaaaaaaccccaaaggCGTGAGGTAACCGCGGCCATCCAGTATCCTCGCGAATCGTCGACTAAAGTGGGACATGGTGGCAATAATCCTCTTACCTTACTGTCTACAGATAATCCGACTGTTCCCAAATCCAGCTAGAATTAAAAACACGAGTAAATCACGCCCTTCGCGGCAAACAAAGAAACTCGTCGCCAAGCCAGGTGCGACAGACGCCTGTTCCTGGCCAGCTGTCGCTGCGGTCTCAACGCGTTTTTATTACAgcggcttgtttttttttttgttttttttattgtttttttttacctgcggCGAACAGGGGAGGGAGAAGTACGCCTACGCGCTCGCAGCGCGTTCCTCTCCGTTTCTCGCCATTGTCGCTCGATGCTGGATGTAAACACTGGCCAGCTGACGCGCTGACGTCACGGACCCAAACACAGGAGGCGAGGTGGCCCTTCTGGTCGGGGTGCCACCCTCTTCCCGATTCAGCacagcttgctttttttttttttttttttaattcctttttttttttttacacaacggGCTCGACGAAAGGGCTCCCGGCCGTCGTTCGTCTTAACGTGAATGAAAGATCTGCCTGAGTTCTCGTGTTAGGAGGGCTGTTGCCTCCGTtcgccagcaggtggcagtcagtcattggggaaaaaaatgatgattGTTGACACTGCAGGTCAGACAGTCAAGGAGTGCACAGTCGAACAATAATGTCAGCTTTTGatgtgaaactgaagtgattgtcacatgtgatacatggcagcacagcacacggtgcacacagtgaaaattgtcatctgcatttaacccatcaccctgagtgaacagtggccatgacaggcgcccggtgtgtggggacggtgctttgctcagtggcacctcagtggcaccttggcattcgaaccggcaactttctgattacggggccgcttccttaaccgctaggccaccactgcacctatTTCTGAGGGTTTAAATACGGTTAAGCTTATGGTACCTGTCCTTTGAGTTCTAGCACAGAATATTGTGCCCAGTTGTCATAAGGCCAGTGGAACGTAGGCTGAGCTACAGCAGAGATGTATTCTCTAGTCAACGTTATCAATTAGTCAattatgttttgttgtttcactcCTTTTTAAAGGTGACAATGTAGCCAAATTTCTAGTAAAACGTTTGCAATGTCACATAAACCGTATCATCCAGAGAACACGCAAAAAAAGACTACAAATTTCATAGGCAATAGAATTccccttttatttcattatcaaCAAATGGGCAAAGACTATGTATATGCAGCAATCACTAACACAGAGacatgtacaaaataaatatgcaacagcatttccattttcccctcttaaatattaaataaataaataaataaataatacataatatttgCTCATCCCACTTCACCATGGAGGTGTGAAAATACTTTTATGGAAAACAAAActcattaattaaataaagaaaatcttaaaaaaagaatatcaaAAGTTGTCAGTTACAAAATATTTGCACTtaaaaagagattaaaaatcccactctttaaaataaataggaagatatataaaacaatttacTGTTGACTCTTTAAAATATTGCCTCTTTTTGAAACACCaggacagaggacaaattcTCTCTTATTGATGGTTTTTAAAACAGCATATGTAGCATTTTGTTCaataacagaaaaatacaattaataaatagacatgaatgaatataaatatgaaacacagcatgataaatattattaaatgttttgatcaaaggtttaaataaaatactattaaataataatataatgataataataataataactacaaACTATTGATGGAAGTGCAACATCTATGCTGATAAATACTATTAATATTACTAGATGGcattgtaatacatttacaacaacTAGGGGACAACAATATCATCATACATGATACATGAAAGGGCCACGAGAAGAGCTGATTTCTAGGTTTTATAGCACTTTAGAAAGGGACATTTTTcacttacgcacacacacacacacacacacacacactcattgttCATTGTTCCTGACAGCCTCCATGCACTAAGAAAAGGAAGCAAGGCATGTGAGGATTGGTTGACCTAACCACCCCCTCCCCgaaaaatccccaaaaaatgAGAAGGAGAAGATTTTGGTTGTGTCCAAGTAAAAAGCAGCATGATTGAATTTTGGTCCTTTCTTAGTTAAAAATAATCATCTGGGCCTTGCAACACAGCCTGGGAAGAAGTGCCACTTACATATGAAACCTGAATGCCAGTTTGCGGTTGCTTCTCttgtggttctttttttttttttttttttgcacagtgtatttgtgttgttcctgcttctgtttgttccttTGCGGCTCTCGGCGTCTCTTTTATGCTGTCTCTTGCTCAGTTCAGACTTCAATGCCCTTCACAGCCTGGTTGATAGACTCCAGCAGGGCCCGGTTCTCTGGGTTTTGATAGCATTCCTTGTTGGTGAACATGTGAGTCAGGGTGTCAACATAGGTGTCAAAGTtctgctctgtgattggctcCTGCTAGAAGGGAGATAAAAAGGAGCATACTATAATCTCATGGCCAATGCATAGTTAGTGCTGcactattgtttttttgttttttttgttcatatgaATGATAATGATTTTCAGTCATCCGAATAGAACAATGACTAAAGACAAAGAAAAGGTCTTTGTTGAAAAGTGTATCAACATATGAACATAAATGAAACAATTCACTTGTTagacccttagtaagcagtcgTGTAGTAGCAGTGTGTAGCAACTTACCACATGTGGAACACGGATGTTGGCCAGGCTGCGAATGAGAGCCTGGCTGAGCCCAGACAGCTCCATGAACAGAGCCTCGTTCCTCTCCTCAATCAGTTTGTTCTCCTCCTCCATATTCTTCAGGTTCTTCTCCATAGACGAAATCTGCAAATGACAAATGTTAGGGTGGTTTAACTGTCTGGTTGCTTTTTGTCTAATGTTTTTACGAGTTAATGTTGCTGCAAACTAATGGAATTTCATGGTGCCCAGCAGGCTTTACACTAAACAtaatgtgacctctgacctgtgtgtgtaggtttgcCATATCAGCCTCCATTTCAGAGTTTGATTCATTCAGCTCATTGATTtctttgttcagctgctgtatTTCTTCATCATTATCCAGGACTGGAAAGGTGAAATAAAGGGGGACAAATTACGATTCCAAAAACAAGTCCTGCGAACTTACACATTCCTATTAATGTCATATCACCGAGTATTcgtatatatttgttttcactgttaaaatggtcattaatattcatgcatCGTATCGCTCTTATTATTTAGTCGTACCATCACTGGCTCTGAACTTTTTGCTGAAGTACTCATCCCCTGGAAGCCTGGTTTTCTTCTTATTGGCTGATGCTCTTGGACAGCCGGATAAACTGCAAGTGTAAAAATAGAGAGATGAGTTTGGGAGATTATGTCGTCCTTCGTTCCATTTGCCTCAGAAGTTGGAACTCGAATCTCTGAATGACGCCATACTGAGCTGAAAGCATTCCAGCTGGAAAGTCACAATTTggattgtacattgtacatagTACTgctaataaacagtttattagtATTGCTTTCACTACTGTTTGCACTCACAACTGCTAAAGTCTATGGATTCCATCTTGGAATTCGAGGTTGGGATTTGTCAGGCTCAAGTGACTTCGGGTGAACTTTCTAGCTCAGAGGGGCGGAAAATCTTTATCACCTGCGATGTGTCAGGAAGCTGCCGTTGGCATGCCCAGAACCGTCGCATCCAGGCGTGGGGCAGGTGGGTCCCTCTGTCTTAAAGGCCTTCCAGGAGAATGGGGTACCATTCAGTACGCCCTCCTTCTGTCGCCGCGCTGCCAATGGGCACCCGTAGGCACTGCGGTGGGTGGCATATTTTCCACTGATGTGGCCCAGACTGTCACAGCCTGGCACTGGGCATCTAGAAAGTACAAAAGTCAATGAAATAATCCACTGTTTACAGAGATGTTGTCCTTGTTACAGTGAATATTACTATATATACAGAAGGAGGGCGTActgaatggggtggtagtagcctagtggataacacactcgcctatgagccagaagacccaggttcaaatcccacttactaccattgtgtccctgagcaagacacttaaccctaagttgctccagggggggactgtccctgtaactactgattgtaagtcgctctggataagggcgtctgataaatgctgtaaatgtaaaatgtatatactTAATAAAAGCCGGTCATGCTgttaattgaaatatttaatcatTCTTTTTAATTTGATTGCAATTTTGTCATGGATTAAACATGACCGTTGCACGCC harbors:
- the pcmtd2a gene encoding protein-L-isoaspartate O-methyltransferase domain-containing protein 2a, coding for MGGAVSAGEDNDELIDNLKEAQYIRTDLVEQAFRAIDRADYYLEEFRDSAYKDLAWRHGNIHLSAPCIYSEVMEALELQPGLSFLNLGSGTGYLSTMVGLILGPFGVNHGVELHADVIEYAYQKLDFFIKTSDSFDRFEFCEPSFVAGNCLEIAPQSQQYDRVYCGAGVQREHEDYMKNLLKVGGILVLPLEEKLTKITRTGYNSWEIKKIIAVSFAPLVLPKHRENGKIRAVPLPTMFEVRSLQDLSRIAIRQTLKKTLSGTWPLPQRGPRRSSTRLKRRQEHLDSALLVNRYAFMSRLIPGPMDDNSNQSGTDEEEDEDCHGVGECEVGEVEDESRRREGSVLLMEAPANLLRENILRLPLPEPLKMYLLYYREK